The following are from one region of the Molothrus aeneus isolate 106 chromosome 7, BPBGC_Maene_1.0, whole genome shotgun sequence genome:
- the SLC11A1 gene encoding natural resistance-associated macrophage protein 1 isoform X2, translating into MASLEPGLTRSLNRGPVPPQRPGTQAQTYLDELISIPKGSGPGFSFRKLWAFTGPGFLMSIAYLDPGNVESDLQGGALAGFKLLWVLLWATVLGLLCQRLAIRLGVVTGKDLGEICYLYYPKVPRVLLWLMIEIAIIGSDMQEVIGTAIAFSLLSAGRIPLWAGVLITIVDTLFFLFLDKYGLRKLEAFFGLLITIMALTFGYEYVVVRPRQVEVLKGIFLPSCPGCGRKELLQAMGIIGAIIMPHNIFLHSSLVKTRVIDRSKKEAVQEANMYFLTESCLALFVSFLINLFVMAVFGEAFYHQRNEDVHNKCINSSISHYASIFPTNNETVSVDIYQGGVILGCYFGAVALYIWGIGILAAGQSSTMTGTYAGQFVMEGFLQLRWSRFTRVLLTRSFAILPTVLVAAFKDISHLTGMNDLLNALQSILLPFAVLPVLTFTSLHPLMQDFSNSLPGKVLMTLITGLVCAINIYFVVDFLPTLHGLEYHIPLSLLLAAYVAFVAYLIWTCSIAHGARFLARGHHSRFNFGLTLDPKETRICCHSESGHVLARDAPSKERVNRQADLPPGSEHSALLPTPNPRQFRGAGPGWMRGEWDRAGHSPIHWHRRSSE; encoded by the exons ATGGCATCACTGGAACCAG GCCTCACCAGGTCCCTGAACAGGGGCCCCGTGCCCCCACAGcgccctggcacccaggcccAGACCTACCTGGACGAGCTCATCAGCATCCCCAAGGGCAGTGGG CCCGGGTTCAGCTTCAGGAAACTCTGGGCTTTCACCGGTCCCGGCTTCCTCATGAGCATCGCCTACTTGGACCCAGGCAACGTGGAGTCAGACCTGCAGGGCGGGGCACTGGCGGGATTCAAG ctgctgtgggtgctgctgtgggccaccgtcctggggctgctgtgccagcgCCTCGCCATCCGTCTAGGCGTGGTGACCGGCAAGGACCTGGGCGAGATTTGCTACCTCTATTACCCCAAG gtgCCCCGCGTGCTGCTCTGGCTCATGATTGAGATAGCCATCATTGGCTCTGACATGCAGGAGGTGATCGGGACAGCCATTGCCTTCAGCCTGCTCTCAGCTGGCCG catccccctctgggctggggtcCTTATCACCATCGTGGAcaccctcttcttcctcttcctcgaTAAGTATG GGCTCCGCAAACTGGAGGCTTTCTTCGGCCTCCTCATCACCATCATGGCCCTGACCTTTGGCTATGAG TACGTGGTGGTGAGGCCAAGGCAGGTGGAGGTGCTGAAGGGCAttttcctgcccagctgcccgGGCTGCGGGcgaaaggagctgctgcaggccatggGCATCATCGGCGCCATCATCATGCCCCATAACATCTTCCTGCACTCCTCCTTGGTGAAG ACACGTGTGATCGACCGCTCCAAGAAGGAGGCGGTGCAGGAGGCCAACATGTATTTCCTGACCGAGTCCTGCCTGGCCCTCTTTGTCTCCTTCCTCATCAACCTCTTTGTCATGGCTGTCTTCGGCGAGGCTTTCTACCACCAGCGAAACGAGGACGTG CACAACAAGTGCATCAACAGCAGCATCAGTCACTACGCCAGCATCTTCCCCACCAACAACGAGACAGTCTCTGTGGATATCTACCAGGGG ggtgtcatcctgggctGCTATTTCGGGGCAGTGGCACTGTACATCTGGGGCATCGGGatcctggcagcaggacagagctccaCAATGACCGGCACTTATGCAGGGCAGTTCGTCATGGAG GGCTTCCTACAGCTCCGCTGGTCCCGCTTCACCCGGGTGCTCCTCACCCGCTCCTTTGCCATCCTGCCCACTGTCTTGGTGGCCGCTTTCAAGGACATCAGCCACCTCACAGGCATGAATGACCTGCTCAACGCCCTGCAGAGCATCCTG CTGCCTTTTGCCGTCCTGCCTGTGCTCACCTTCACCAGCCTACACCCACTCATGCAGGATTTCAGCAACAGCCT CCCGGGGAAAGTGCTGATGACCCTCATAACCGGGCTGGTCTGCGCCATCAACATTTACTTCGTGGTGGACTTTTTGCCAACACTGCATGGCCTGGAGTACCACATTCCCCTGAGCCTGCTACTGGCTGCCTACGTGGCTTTCGTCGCCTACCTG ATCTGGACATGCAGCATTGCACACGGAGCCCGGTTCCTGGCCCGGGGACACCACAGCCGCTTCAATTTCGGTCTCACCCTCGACCCAAAAGAGACCCG GATTTGCTGCCACTCTGAGTCCGGGCATGTTTTAGCCAGAGATGCACCCAGCAAGGAAAGGGTTAACAGACAGGCAGACCTCCCCCCAGGATCTGAGCACTCAGCGCTTCTTCCCACCCCCAACCCCCGTCAATTCCGGGGTGCTGGTCCGGGCTGGATGCGAGGGGAGTGGGATAGAGCGGGACATTCTCCCATCCACTGGCACAGACGCTCCAGCGAATGA
- the SLC11A1 gene encoding natural resistance-associated macrophage protein 1 isoform X1: MASLEPGLTRSLNRGPVPPQRPGTQAQTYLDELISIPKGSGPGFSFRKLWAFTGPGFLMSIAYLDPGNVESDLQGGALAGFKLLWVLLWATVLGLLCQRLAIRLGVVTGKDLGEICYLYYPKVPRVLLWLMIEIAIIGSDMQEVIGTAIAFSLLSAGRIPLWAGVLITIVDTLFFLFLDKYGLRKLEAFFGLLITIMALTFGYEYVVVRPRQVEVLKGIFLPSCPGCGRKELLQAMGIIGAIIMPHNIFLHSSLVKTRVIDRSKKEAVQEANMYFLTESCLALFVSFLINLFVMAVFGEAFYHQRNEDVHNKCINSSISHYASIFPTNNETVSVDIYQGGVILGCYFGAVALYIWGIGILAAGQSSTMTGTYAGQFVMEGFLQLRWSRFTRVLLTRSFAILPTVLVAAFKDISHLTGMNDLLNALQSILLPFAVLPVLTFTSLHPLMQDFSNSLPGKVLMTLITGLVCAINIYFVVDFLPTLHGLEYHIPLSLLLAAYVAFVAYLIWTCSIAHGARFLARGHHSRFNFGLTLDPKETR; encoded by the exons ATGGCATCACTGGAACCAG GCCTCACCAGGTCCCTGAACAGGGGCCCCGTGCCCCCACAGcgccctggcacccaggcccAGACCTACCTGGACGAGCTCATCAGCATCCCCAAGGGCAGTGGG CCCGGGTTCAGCTTCAGGAAACTCTGGGCTTTCACCGGTCCCGGCTTCCTCATGAGCATCGCCTACTTGGACCCAGGCAACGTGGAGTCAGACCTGCAGGGCGGGGCACTGGCGGGATTCAAG ctgctgtgggtgctgctgtgggccaccgtcctggggctgctgtgccagcgCCTCGCCATCCGTCTAGGCGTGGTGACCGGCAAGGACCTGGGCGAGATTTGCTACCTCTATTACCCCAAG gtgCCCCGCGTGCTGCTCTGGCTCATGATTGAGATAGCCATCATTGGCTCTGACATGCAGGAGGTGATCGGGACAGCCATTGCCTTCAGCCTGCTCTCAGCTGGCCG catccccctctgggctggggtcCTTATCACCATCGTGGAcaccctcttcttcctcttcctcgaTAAGTATG GGCTCCGCAAACTGGAGGCTTTCTTCGGCCTCCTCATCACCATCATGGCCCTGACCTTTGGCTATGAG TACGTGGTGGTGAGGCCAAGGCAGGTGGAGGTGCTGAAGGGCAttttcctgcccagctgcccgGGCTGCGGGcgaaaggagctgctgcaggccatggGCATCATCGGCGCCATCATCATGCCCCATAACATCTTCCTGCACTCCTCCTTGGTGAAG ACACGTGTGATCGACCGCTCCAAGAAGGAGGCGGTGCAGGAGGCCAACATGTATTTCCTGACCGAGTCCTGCCTGGCCCTCTTTGTCTCCTTCCTCATCAACCTCTTTGTCATGGCTGTCTTCGGCGAGGCTTTCTACCACCAGCGAAACGAGGACGTG CACAACAAGTGCATCAACAGCAGCATCAGTCACTACGCCAGCATCTTCCCCACCAACAACGAGACAGTCTCTGTGGATATCTACCAGGGG ggtgtcatcctgggctGCTATTTCGGGGCAGTGGCACTGTACATCTGGGGCATCGGGatcctggcagcaggacagagctccaCAATGACCGGCACTTATGCAGGGCAGTTCGTCATGGAG GGCTTCCTACAGCTCCGCTGGTCCCGCTTCACCCGGGTGCTCCTCACCCGCTCCTTTGCCATCCTGCCCACTGTCTTGGTGGCCGCTTTCAAGGACATCAGCCACCTCACAGGCATGAATGACCTGCTCAACGCCCTGCAGAGCATCCTG CTGCCTTTTGCCGTCCTGCCTGTGCTCACCTTCACCAGCCTACACCCACTCATGCAGGATTTCAGCAACAGCCT CCCGGGGAAAGTGCTGATGACCCTCATAACCGGGCTGGTCTGCGCCATCAACATTTACTTCGTGGTGGACTTTTTGCCAACACTGCATGGCCTGGAGTACCACATTCCCCTGAGCCTGCTACTGGCTGCCTACGTGGCTTTCGTCGCCTACCTG ATCTGGACATGCAGCATTGCACACGGAGCCCGGTTCCTGGCCCGGGGACACCACAGCCGCTTCAATTTCGGTCTCACCCTCGACCCAAAAGAGACCCGGTGa